A stretch of the Methanomassiliicoccales archaeon genome encodes the following:
- the gvpD gene encoding gas vesicle protein GvpD, translated as MKIETHAGRIPKEILDFLRSAGGHSLIIKGEAGTGKTTLALQIVEELMEEEANYYLSSRVSDEALYRQFPWLKEKSRRDSILRASKAFLKRTRPPHAKEAESVPKDATLRAAMELLKVLAKSETVATVVRSELQKLEGQIESGELGEEESERYGAEFVDGSIILDLGVLLPELELAYDLAESNLPKKTLVVIDSIDGLSEKYGILSNRIINTLQKDLVDHSSTNIIYVLESGGKTNLDYLGDGVVVLRNEERRGRRVRHLIIEKMRGSRIEKWRYLFTLADGRMKTFEQTQVMIPEVMKRHSPVEDPSDSTVSTGIADFDRVIGGLPKGGLVFFEFGPDIPQEVIECIELTIVADFISKKRGVVWYPLRSLNYPTLDGQINMLVSKDKISKCLKVLDASGIDAGYPFVSIIEGNDASNDLRWDSLSYLLSNASKPFISILGYDAMESQYGNDVFRNTHAFIDTMRREGNIVLAEATEVSTSFAALAHRSQLHIQIESIDGTVMFCGIKPYTPYYGIEFEITEGLPRVELIPMV; from the coding sequence TTGAAAATAGAAACTCATGCTGGGAGGATTCCCAAGGAAATATTGGATTTTCTACGCAGTGCGGGCGGACATTCGCTGATCATAAAAGGTGAGGCGGGAACAGGAAAGACGACCCTTGCGCTTCAGATCGTCGAGGAGTTGATGGAAGAAGAAGCGAATTATTACCTCTCGTCGAGGGTCTCAGACGAGGCGCTCTACCGTCAGTTTCCCTGGTTAAAAGAGAAATCGAGGCGAGACAGCATTCTGAGAGCGAGCAAGGCTTTCCTGAAGAGGACGCGCCCCCCACACGCGAAAGAAGCTGAGAGCGTTCCGAAGGACGCGACACTCCGGGCAGCAATGGAACTGCTGAAAGTTCTTGCAAAATCCGAGACCGTGGCGACGGTCGTGCGATCAGAACTCCAAAAGCTCGAAGGGCAGATCGAATCTGGAGAACTCGGCGAGGAGGAGAGCGAACGGTACGGGGCGGAATTCGTCGACGGTTCTATCATTCTAGACCTAGGCGTCCTGTTGCCGGAGCTTGAACTCGCGTATGATCTCGCCGAGTCGAACCTCCCCAAGAAAACGCTTGTCGTCATCGACAGTATCGACGGTCTTTCTGAGAAATACGGTATCCTTTCAAATAGGATTATCAATACGCTACAAAAAGACCTGGTAGACCACTCTAGCACAAATATCATCTACGTGCTGGAAAGCGGGGGGAAAACAAATCTCGACTATCTGGGAGATGGTGTCGTCGTTCTCAGAAATGAAGAGCGGAGAGGGAGAAGGGTCAGACATCTCATCATCGAAAAAATGAGGGGGTCGCGTATCGAGAAATGGCGGTACCTGTTTACCCTCGCAGACGGACGAATGAAGACCTTTGAGCAGACCCAAGTCATGATCCCGGAAGTGATGAAGAGACATTCGCCAGTCGAGGACCCGAGCGACTCGACAGTATCGACGGGGATCGCAGATTTCGATCGTGTGATAGGCGGTTTGCCAAAGGGAGGACTGGTTTTCTTTGAATTTGGGCCTGATATCCCGCAGGAAGTAATCGAATGCATCGAACTGACAATTGTTGCCGATTTCATTTCAAAGAAGAGGGGCGTCGTATGGTATCCACTGCGCTCCCTGAATTATCCAACATTAGACGGACAGATCAACATGTTGGTCTCAAAGGACAAGATTTCAAAGTGCTTGAAGGTCCTCGATGCGAGTGGGATTGATGCGGGGTATCCCTTCGTGAGCATAATCGAAGGCAATGATGCTTCAAATGATCTCAGGTGGGACTCGCTGAGCTACTTGCTTTCAAATGCATCAAAACCGTTTATTTCGATTCTCGGCTATGATGCAATGGAATCACAGTATGGAAACGACGTTTTCAGAAATACGCATGCGTTTATTGACACTATGAGGCGCGAAGGCAACATCGTTCTCGCAGAGGCGACAGAGGTCTCAACATCTTTCGCCGCACTCGCGCATCGATCCCAACTTCACATTCAGATCGAGAGCATCGATGGGACAGTCATGTTCTGCGGTATCAAACCGTACACGCCATATTATGGCATCGAATTCGAGATAACCGAAGGGTTGCCAAGAGTCGAACTCATCCCGATGGTCTGA
- a CDS encoding helix-turn-helix domain-containing protein, giving the protein MEAEVLHEDSLIKLVADEYAGKIMRATYGRALSVQQISKQCSIPIAVAYRRVGILEKAGLLRCVHQEEVFRGKKVKYYRCAVKMVKILFIDGQFVSEVAWLPNEELFGQNPIAEVAKN; this is encoded by the coding sequence ATGGAAGCAGAGGTCCTTCACGAAGACTCCCTGATAAAACTCGTTGCTGATGAATACGCGGGCAAGATTATGCGCGCGACGTATGGCCGAGCCCTTTCCGTGCAACAGATCAGCAAGCAGTGTTCGATACCGATCGCAGTTGCATACAGGAGAGTTGGAATACTGGAAAAGGCAGGACTACTGCGTTGTGTTCACCAAGAAGAGGTTTTCCGCGGAAAGAAAGTCAAGTATTACCGGTGCGCTGTCAAAATGGTGAAAATCCTCTTCATTGACGGTCAGTTCGTGAGTGAAGTCGCCTGGCTTCCCAACGAAGAGCTATTCGGCCAGAATCCAATCGCAGAAGTGGCAAAAAATTAA
- a CDS encoding coiled-coil protein, producing MTELLEELEKKRQIANNEAERHRRLRDELNEKTKEWVEKRDQLNAKVRELVEEASKHKEMRDTLNAQVKEAKENRDLWNKKVSELNEKVMKLKKENLPKNGPPISRLKRDLKNLEFKQMTSVLTPEKERELIEMISQLQLQIKEREKALEQNAEIKNAVKELREAREKAEMYHKMVAELAEKAQAEHDKMIELYEQADKLRKEADEAQEKFIETKLKADEEHRKHIECIRQVHDYDKIITGLKQKARKARKKREESSALKEAEEIFERFKRGEKLSTEDIMALQKSGYL from the coding sequence ATGACAGAACTCCTAGAGGAGCTCGAGAAAAAGCGGCAGATCGCGAACAACGAAGCGGAGCGACATCGACGCCTTCGTGATGAGCTAAACGAGAAGACGAAGGAGTGGGTTGAGAAGCGGGACCAGTTGAATGCAAAGGTAAGGGAGCTCGTCGAGGAGGCTTCGAAACATAAGGAAATGCGGGACACCCTAAACGCCCAGGTTAAGGAGGCGAAGGAGAACAGGGATCTCTGGAACAAGAAGGTCAGTGAACTCAATGAAAAGGTGATGAAACTCAAGAAAGAGAATCTGCCGAAAAATGGGCCTCCAATTTCGAGGCTTAAGAGGGATTTGAAGAATCTTGAGTTCAAACAGATGACATCAGTTCTCACCCCTGAAAAGGAAAGGGAACTGATCGAGATGATTTCACAGCTTCAGTTACAGATTAAAGAAAGGGAGAAGGCCCTCGAGCAGAATGCCGAGATCAAGAACGCGGTCAAAGAATTGAGAGAAGCGCGGGAAAAAGCAGAAATGTATCATAAGATGGTCGCTGAGTTAGCTGAAAAAGCACAGGCTGAACACGATAAGATGATCGAGCTTTACGAGCAGGCGGATAAACTCAGGAAAGAGGCAGACGAGGCGCAAGAGAAGTTCATCGAGACGAAGCTGAAGGCCGACGAAGAACACAGGAAGCATATCGAATGCATCAGACAGGTCCACGATTACGACAAGATCATCACTGGTCTGAAGCAGAAAGCGCGTAAAGCGAGGAAGAAGAGAGAGGAATCGAGTGCGCTAAAGGAGGCCGAGGAGATATTTGAGCGCTTCAAGAGGGGCGAGAAACTGAGCACAGAGGATATCATGGCGCTCCAGAAGTCGGGGTATCTATAG
- a CDS encoding signal recognition particle protein Srp54, with amino-acid sequence MVLEGLSRSLRDVLKKIANSSNVDSALVKEVTRDIQRALLQADVNVKLVLDITKEVERRALTEKPAAGMSSREHVIKIIYEELVKILGEGKTVPLTDQVIMMVGLYGQGKTTTAGKLGRYFHKKGLKVGLIAADVHRPAAYDQLKQIGDKLGIPVYGNPNEKDATKIVRDGMKHFSGLNVIIIDTSGRHALENDLIDELKKVAEIAKPTEKILVLDAATGQQAGPQAKAFHDAVGVTSVILTKLDGTAKGGGALSAVSQTNAPIVFIGTGEHLEDLEPFDPARFVSRLLGMGDIKALIERAKETITEEQALETTKKIMSGRFTLKEMYEQIEMLTNMGPLKKLISMLPGMPGLSDKVDLEESQHRLWKYKVIMNSMTEEEMENPRIIKSSRILRIARGSGADPKDVRELLRQYNNSKKAVKGFMGNRKLRKQLLKQLQSGGLEVQE; translated from the coding sequence ATGGTTTTGGAAGGACTCAGCCGTTCGCTCAGGGACGTACTGAAGAAAATTGCGAATTCAAGCAATGTTGATAGCGCGCTTGTCAAAGAAGTCACAAGAGATATCCAGCGCGCACTACTGCAGGCTGACGTGAACGTCAAACTCGTCCTTGATATTACAAAGGAAGTCGAACGACGCGCCTTGACGGAGAAACCCGCGGCCGGGATGAGTTCAAGGGAGCACGTGATCAAGATCATCTATGAGGAACTCGTCAAAATCCTCGGCGAAGGAAAAACGGTCCCCCTTACTGACCAGGTAATCATGATGGTCGGCCTTTACGGTCAGGGAAAAACTACGACGGCTGGAAAGCTTGGGAGGTATTTCCATAAGAAGGGGTTGAAGGTAGGGCTTATCGCAGCTGATGTCCACAGACCTGCGGCGTACGATCAGCTGAAACAAATTGGCGACAAACTCGGGATACCTGTATACGGAAACCCCAATGAAAAAGACGCCACGAAGATCGTCCGCGACGGTATGAAGCACTTTTCGGGCTTGAATGTCATCATCATTGATACGTCAGGGCGTCACGCGCTTGAGAATGATCTGATCGACGAGCTGAAGAAAGTCGCTGAAATTGCGAAGCCGACCGAGAAGATCCTCGTGCTCGATGCAGCAACGGGACAACAAGCCGGTCCCCAAGCGAAGGCATTTCACGACGCGGTCGGCGTCACGAGCGTCATTTTGACGAAGTTGGACGGGACGGCGAAGGGTGGCGGGGCGCTCAGTGCTGTGTCCCAGACAAACGCCCCGATCGTTTTCATCGGGACAGGGGAGCATCTTGAGGACCTGGAACCCTTTGACCCTGCGCGCTTCGTATCGAGACTATTAGGCATGGGCGATATCAAAGCACTGATCGAAAGGGCAAAGGAAACGATTACGGAGGAACAGGCACTTGAAACGACGAAGAAGATCATGAGCGGCCGTTTCACCCTCAAGGAGATGTATGAGCAGATCGAAATGCTCACGAACATGGGGCCCCTCAAGAAACTGATCTCGATGCTCCCCGGAATGCCAGGACTGTCTGACAAAGTCGATCTGGAGGAGTCACAACACCGCCTCTGGAAATATAAGGTGATCATGAACTCGATGACCGAAGAGGAAATGGAGAACCCAAGAATCATCAAGTCATCAAGGATTCTCAGGATCGCAAGGGGTTCTGGCGCCGACCCTAAGGATGTGAGGGAACTTTTGCGACAGTACAACAATTCAAAAAAGGCAGTCAAGGGATTCATGGGTAACCGCAAGTTGAGGAAGCAATTACTCAAACAGCTCCAGTCCGGTGGGCTTGAGGTGCAGGAATGA
- the trmY gene encoding tRNA (pseudouridine(54)-N(1))-methyltransferase TrmY: MRRFVIVGHKATTSGSFKLDDLAGSTGRLDILLRCINSAFFLSHDIRRDAEVYLILLGPPNPPKTLRFVGAELKYLNPDERSTGALVRNALMQKVITEERCSPGIYASNRSYSDVLTIISKDSQLVYLKEDGADIRESELPHDVSFVLGDDQDLTREEEELLMNYSPMKISLGPISYHADHCITIVNNELDRRLFR; encoded by the coding sequence ATGAGACGTTTCGTCATCGTTGGCCATAAAGCGACGACCTCGGGATCATTCAAGCTCGACGACCTTGCTGGGAGCACGGGTCGGCTTGATATCCTCTTGCGGTGCATTAATTCCGCTTTCTTCCTCTCGCATGATATCAGGAGAGATGCGGAGGTTTACCTGATCTTGCTCGGGCCACCGAACCCGCCTAAGACGCTGAGGTTTGTTGGCGCCGAGCTCAAGTATCTCAATCCCGACGAGAGGAGCACAGGTGCCCTCGTCAGGAATGCACTCATGCAGAAAGTCATAACAGAAGAGCGGTGTTCGCCAGGGATCTACGCGTCGAACCGATCTTACAGCGATGTCCTAACCATCATTTCGAAAGACAGCCAGTTGGTCTATCTGAAAGAAGACGGGGCCGACATACGGGAATCTGAACTCCCTCATGATGTGAGTTTCGTGCTCGGCGACGACCAGGACCTTACCCGTGAGGAGGAAGAGCTGCTCATGAACTATTCCCCCATGAAGATCAGCCTCGGTCCTATCAGCTACCATGCCGACCACTGCATCACAATCGTCAATAACGAACTCGACAGGCGCCTTTTCCGATGA
- a CDS encoding DUF2116 family Zn-ribbon domain-containing protein has product MVERIPQHKHCRQCGKAFIGSSEYCSTECTKAGEEILKRRKKQLIILYVVTLIILTVAVLVMAVR; this is encoded by the coding sequence ATGGTCGAGCGGATCCCGCAACACAAACACTGCCGCCAGTGCGGCAAGGCGTTCATAGGCAGCTCAGAATATTGTTCAACTGAATGTACAAAGGCAGGAGAGGAGATCCTCAAGAGGAGAAAAAAGCAGCTCATTATTCTCTATGTCGTGACACTTATAATACTCACAGTTGCTGTCCTTGTTATGGCGGTTCGATGA